Within the Methanofastidiosum sp. genome, the region TGGGCGGTAGCACAGAAATGAGAATGAGCAACAATGTTTGTTTTTTCAATACTATTAATTTTGCTAAAGCAGGAGAACAACCAGATAAAAATACCCAAGTCACAACAACACCTTCAGAACCTACAACGCCAACTCAGACTACAAATATATTCCCAAATGCCAATGCTGGAAGCGACTTCGAAACAAAAGTTGGTGAAGCTATCCATTTTGATGGAACTAAATCTAGTGATGAAGATGGTAACATAGTTAGTTACAAATGGGACTTTGGAGATGGTAAATCTTCAATAGATCCAGAACCTCTTCACCAATACACAACTGCAGGGGTATACAAAGTAACACTAACCGTGACCGATGACAAAGGGGATACCGGACAAGATGTTCTTTATGTCACAGTAAAAGATTCACAACCTGAATCCCCAATTAAAGGCGTGCCAGGATTCGAACTACCTGCATTACTGGGTGGGTCAGCTGTTGCATACTACATAATCTCAAGAAGGAAGAGAAAATAAATAGTTAACTTTATATTTTTTCTTTTATTTTAAATTTTTAGGTGATACAATGTATCCGAAAATGGATCAAAGAAAAATGCAGAAAATGATGAAACAGATGGGTGTGTCTACTAAAGAGATACCTGCAGAAAGAGTTATTATTTTTACAAAAGATAAAAAAATGGTCTTCGATAAGCCTCAAGTCACTGAAACTACTATGATGGGTCAAAAAACATATCAACTTGCTGGGAATTATAGAGAAGAAGCAAAAGAAATTGAAATCACTATAAATGATGATGATATAGAACTTGTAGTTGCTCAAACAGGTGCAGATAAAGAAAAAGCAAAAAATCTTTTAATAAAAAATAAAGGAGATATTGCAGCCACTATTATGGAACTTCAAAAATAATCATGATGATTTTTTCATTATTTCTACTGCTTCATCAATCTCCTTTTTTGAGACTATTAATGGTGGAACGAGTCTAATGACTTTGTCCCTTGTGCAGTTTATGAGTAGATTATTATCAAAACATCTTTTTACAAAATCACTGCACATATCTTCAAACTCGATTCCGACCATAAGACCAATACCTCGTAGATCCTTAACATTCGGCATATCTTTCATAAATTCTAATTCTTTTAGTAGATAATCTCCCATGATTCTGGAATTTTCAATCAATTTATCCGATTCAATAGTGTTCATCACAGTTAAGCCAACAGACGTAGCAAGAGGATTACCCCCAAAAGTAGTCCCATGGTCACCTGGTTTTAATACATTCGCAACTTCTTTTTTAGCAACAATCGCGCCTATCGGTACTCCGCTTCCAAGAGCTTTGGCTAAAGTCATAATATCTGGTTTTATATCATAGTTTTGAAAAGCAAACCATTTTCCCGTTCTTGCCATACCACACTGTACTTCATCAAAAATTATCAATATTCCTTTATCTTCTCTAAGGTCCGAAAGAGTTTTCATAAATTCCTTTGAAGCTATGTTGATTCCGCCTTCTCCCTGTACAGGCTCAACTAAGAATGCAGCTGTTTTCTTATTTACTTTCTCAACAATGTCATTTACATCGTTGAACTCTGCTCTAACAAAACCTGGAGGAAATGGACCAAAGCCAGCCCTATACTTGTCTTTATCTGTAGTCATTAAAGTTGCAATAGTTCTCCCATGGAATGAATGTGAAAAGTATATTATTTCATCTTTGCCCTTATGAGATTGAAAACGTCTAGTTAGTTTTATTGCACCTTCATTTGCTTCAGCACCACTATTACAAAAGAACGCCCTATCAAGTCCAGATGTCTCACATAGTTTTTTTCCCAAAAGATATTGGGAAGGGATATGATAAAAATTACTCACATGAATTACTTTTTGTGCCTGTCCTGATATGCATTTAACAATCTCTGGGTGGGCATGTCCAAGTGAATTAACAGCAATGCCTGCTAAAAAGTCAAGATACTTTTCACCCTCTGCAGAATATAAATAACATCCTTCCCCTCTTTCTACTACTAAAGGAAATCTTCCATATGTATTAAATATATAATTACTTTCAAGATTCTTTGCTTCTTCTAAGTTCATTATCTCACCTAAGTATGGTATTCAGCATTAATTTTAACATAATCATAAGATAAGTCACAACCCCAAGCTTTAGACGAATATTCTCCTAAGTTCATATTTATTAGTATTTTTACAAATTCATTTTGTAATGCTTTTCTTGATTCACTCTTTGGGATGCCTGCGGTCTTGCCATTTCTTACAATCATTAAGTCTCCAATCCAAACATCTAAATTAGGTAGATCCATTTCTGCACCTGAATATCCCACAGCCGCTACAATTCTGCCCCAGTTAGGGTCTTCCCCAAAAAGAGCGGATTTGACTAAGCTTGAAGAAATAACTGCTTTAGATGCTATATCAGCGTCTTCTTGGCTCTTGGCACCAACGCATTCACATTCTATTAGCTTTGTTGCCCCTTCTCCATCCCTTGCAATTTTTTTGGCTAATTCTATGCAGACATAATCTAAAGATTTTTTAAAACTTTGAATTTTATCATTTGAATCAACATTAATGTTTGAAAGGCCATTTGCCATTATTATTACCGAATCATTTGTGCTGGTGTCGCCATCAACTGAAATACGATTAAAAGATTTGTTAACAGAGGAAACAAGGGATTCTTTTAGGATATCAGGAGAAATATTTGCATCGGTAAGAATAAAACACAACATAGTCGCCATATTTGGGTGTATCATTCCACTTCCTTTTGTAATTCCTGAGATGATATATCCATCGTTTTCTATTGTTATTTCTTTTTTTACAAGATCCGTTGTTAAAATGGCCCTTGCTATGTTTTCTGAAGCGCAAGGAGAACTCTCAAGAATCGGTACAGTCTTTTCAATTGCACTTTTCATTATATCCATTGGTATAGGTATTCCTATTACCCCTGTAGAGAATACTAAACAATTATCGATATTAATACCCAGTTTTTTACTAGTATACTCTGCAGTAAATAAAGCATCTTGTATTCCTTCATTTCCAGTACAGGCATTTGCAAATCCACTGTTACATACAATTGCTTGGGCTTTTCCATCAGAAAGAAAATCACGATCCACTATAACAGGGGCAGCAGCTGCCTTGTTTTTAGTGAATACCCCTGCAGCATTACACAATTTATCAGAATAAATAATCGTGAAATCTAGTTTTTCTTTTTTGAAACCAGCATGTATGCCCTGACCTTTTATACCCTTGACTGTTGTGAGACCTCCATCAATAATATTCATCAAATCCCCTTCAATAAAATATAATGAAAGATATATAAGATTAATGTTAATCCTCTGACATTTTGAATATAAAAAATAAAAAAAGAACGGTATTTGAAATATATTCTATAAATATCGATTCTAAATGTTTTATTTTATACGGAATAGATTTTAATAAAAAGAATAAAACAATGTTAGTAGATTTAATTATATCAAACAGAGGATGATAAACTATGGATAAAATTAGTTTAATAATATTTTTTTGTTCCTTATTATTACCTGGATGCATAACACAAGATAGGATTAAAGAATTACAGTCTGTTGAAATTAGAGAGTACCAAGGAGAAAATCTTTCTTCCTTTATCGAAGTTAGAGATGTTTCAATAAAAGGACCACAGAAGATAGATATATCGGATTATACATTGGAAGTATTTGGATTAGTAATGGAGCCTAAGAACTATACCTACGACCAAGTCATAAGCACACATAGAAAATATCAGAAAGTTGTACATATATATTGTGTAGAAGGATGGGATTCAAGAAATTTGTGGGAAGGAATACTACTAACTGATATATTTGATGAAGTTGGAATAGATCCAAAAGCATCTACAGTCATATTTTATGCACATGATGGTTACTCTACTTCACTACCTTTAGACTATATCCTCAATAATGATATATTGCTTGGATTTAAAATTAACGGTATCACCCTTACCCCTGGAACAGGATACCCTTTCATCTTAGTTGCGGAAGACAAATGGGGATACAAATGGGCAAAATGGATTACAAAAATTGAAATATCAGATAATAAGGATTTTAGGGGATACTGGGAGAGCAGAGGCTATAGCAATGAAGGAGACCTAAACAAATCATTTTTTGATTAAGATATACCGTTAGATTTATATTTTTAAAATAAGTATATATCTTTATGTCGGAATTTAATAATAAACAAATGTTTCAGATATTAAATATAATTGCTGTAGTAGGAACTATTTTTGTCAACTATCTTGCCAATGCCCTTCCAATAAATGGAATTGATACTCGAGAACTTTCTGATTCAATACCAAATCTTTTCGTACCAGCAGGTTTAACCTT harbors:
- a CDS encoding molybdopterin-dependent oxidoreductase → MDKISLIIFFCSLLLPGCITQDRIKELQSVEIREYQGENLSSFIEVRDVSIKGPQKIDISDYTLEVFGLVMEPKNYTYDQVISTHRKYQKVVHIYCVEGWDSRNLWEGILLTDIFDEVGIDPKASTVIFYAHDGYSTSLPLDYILNNDILLGFKINGITLTPGTGYPFILVAEDKWGYKWAKWITKIEISDNKDFRGYWESRGYSNEGDLNKSFFD
- the argJ gene encoding bifunctional glutamate N-acetyltransferase/amino-acid acetyltransferase ArgJ → MNIIDGGLTTVKGIKGQGIHAGFKKEKLDFTIIYSDKLCNAAGVFTKNKAAAAPVIVDRDFLSDGKAQAIVCNSGFANACTGNEGIQDALFTAEYTSKKLGINIDNCLVFSTGVIGIPIPMDIMKSAIEKTVPILESSPCASENIARAILTTDLVKKEITIENDGYIISGITKGSGMIHPNMATMLCFILTDANISPDILKESLVSSVNKSFNRISVDGDTSTNDSVIIMANGLSNINVDSNDKIQSFKKSLDYVCIELAKKIARDGEGATKLIECECVGAKSQEDADIASKAVISSSLVKSALFGEDPNWGRIVAAVGYSGAEMDLPNLDVWIGDLMIVRNGKTAGIPKSESRKALQNEFVKILINMNLGEYSSKAWGCDLSYDYVKINAEYHT
- a CDS encoding PKD domain-containing protein → QYVAAGADKDGYYLFDWNGKKLWNRTNREIYFWAIHVADDGKWLLGGSGKFMGGSTEMRMSNNVCFFNTINFAKAGEQPDKNTQVTTTPSEPTTPTQTTNIFPNANAGSDFETKVGEAIHFDGTKSSDEDGNIVSYKWDFGDGKSSIDPEPLHQYTTAGVYKVTLTVTDDKGDTGQDVLYVTVKDSQPESPIKGVPGFELPALLGGSAVAYYIISRRKRK
- a CDS encoding nascent polypeptide-associated complex protein; its protein translation is MYPKMDQRKMQKMMKQMGVSTKEIPAERVIIFTKDKKMVFDKPQVTETTMMGQKTYQLAGNYREEAKEIEITINDDDIELVVAQTGADKEKAKNLLIKNKGDIAATIMELQK
- a CDS encoding aspartate aminotransferase family protein; its protein translation is MNLEEAKNLESNYIFNTYGRFPLVVERGEGCYLYSAEGEKYLDFLAGIAVNSLGHAHPEIVKCISGQAQKVIHVSNFYHIPSQYLLGKKLCETSGLDRAFFCNSGAEANEGAIKLTRRFQSHKGKDEIIYFSHSFHGRTIATLMTTDKDKYRAGFGPFPPGFVRAEFNDVNDIVEKVNKKTAAFLVEPVQGEGGINIASKEFMKTLSDLREDKGILIIFDEVQCGMARTGKWFAFQNYDIKPDIMTLAKALGSGVPIGAIVAKKEVANVLKPGDHGTTFGGNPLATSVGLTVMNTIESDKLIENSRIMGDYLLKELEFMKDMPNVKDLRGIGLMVGIEFEDMCSDFVKRCFDNNLLINCTRDKVIRLVPPLIVSKKEIDEAVEIMKKSS